From the genome of Streptomyces sp. V1I1, one region includes:
- a CDS encoding NAD(P)-binding domain-containing protein has protein sequence MNNFGARDVDVVVIGAGQAGLSGAYHLRRAGLVPDRDFVVLDHAPRAGGAWQFRWPSLTYGKVHGMHALPGMELTGADEARPSSEVIGAYFSAYEERFELRVHRPVDVTAVHEGEGGRLLVETSEETWSTRALINATGTWDRPFWPRYPGQETFRGRQLHTVNYPGPEEFAGQRVVVVGGGSSGTQHLMEIAEEAADTTWVTRRPPVFREGPFNEDYGRAAVAMVEERVRRGLPPQSVVSVTGLPLNDAVRRARESGVLDRQPMFDRITPTGVAWDDGRTVEADVILWATGFRAAIDHLAPLKLREPGGGIQVDGTRAVRDARIHLVGYGPSASTIGANRAGRAAVREIMRLLEGEAALV, from the coding sequence GTGAACAACTTCGGGGCGCGGGACGTGGACGTGGTCGTCATCGGCGCCGGACAGGCCGGCCTGTCCGGCGCCTATCATCTGCGGCGCGCCGGTCTGGTTCCGGACCGCGACTTCGTGGTGCTCGACCACGCCCCGCGAGCGGGCGGTGCCTGGCAGTTCCGCTGGCCATCGCTGACGTACGGCAAAGTGCACGGCATGCACGCGCTGCCTGGCATGGAGCTGACCGGCGCGGACGAGGCGCGGCCCTCCTCCGAGGTGATCGGTGCGTACTTCTCGGCGTACGAGGAGCGCTTCGAGCTGCGCGTCCACCGGCCCGTCGACGTCACCGCGGTACACGAGGGCGAGGGCGGGCGGCTGCTCGTGGAGACCTCGGAGGAGACCTGGTCGACGCGGGCGCTGATCAATGCGACCGGCACCTGGGACCGCCCGTTCTGGCCGCGCTACCCCGGCCAGGAGACGTTCCGGGGACGGCAGTTGCACACAGTGAACTACCCCGGGCCGGAGGAGTTCGCCGGGCAGCGCGTGGTGGTGGTCGGCGGCGGGTCCTCGGGGACCCAGCATCTGATGGAGATCGCGGAGGAGGCGGCGGACACCACCTGGGTGACACGGCGGCCGCCCGTCTTCCGCGAGGGCCCGTTCAACGAGGACTACGGGCGGGCGGCGGTGGCCATGGTGGAGGAGCGCGTACGCCGCGGGCTGCCGCCGCAGAGCGTGGTCTCGGTGACCGGGCTGCCGCTCAACGACGCCGTGCGGCGCGCCCGCGAGTCGGGGGTCCTGGACCGGCAGCCGATGTTCGACCGGATCACGCCGACTGGAGTGGCCTGGGACGACGGGCGGACGGTGGAGGCGGATGTGATCCTGTGGGCGACCGGTTTCCGCGCGGCGATCGACCATCTCGCGCCACTGAAGCTGCGCGAGCCGGGCGGCGGCATCCAGGTCGATGGCACTCGTGCCGTACGGGACGCACGCATCCATCTTGTCGGATACGGGCCTTCGGCATCGACGATCGGCGCCAACCGCGCCGGGCGGGCCGCGGTCCGCGAGATCATGCGGCTGCTGGAGGGCGAAGCGGCACTGGTGTGA
- a CDS encoding aldehyde dehydrogenase family protein produces the protein MTSNSTTLPDNDSLRARARESLLRCGAGLPAGGDVIARTPLTGATLFTLPATTPEQADAAIGAAGEAFRQWRTVPAPQRGALVKRLGELLTEHKEHLADLVTIEAGKIRSEALGEVQEMIDICDFAVGLSRQLYGRTMASERPGHRLSESWHPLGVVGVISAFNFPVAVWSWNTAIALVCGDTVVWKPSELTPLTALACDALLARAAADTGAPAGVHRLLLGGRQTGERLVDDARVALVSATGSVRMGREVAPRVAARFGRCLLELGGNNAAIVTPSADLDLAVRGIVFSAAGTAGQRCTTLRRLIVHEDVAEQLLEKVVHAYGQLPVGDPFEETTLVGPLISGTAHHAMAEALTAAEADGGKILTGGDRQLAEQAPDAAYVRPAVVRMPAQTAVVRRETFAPILYVLTYRTLEEAVALHNGVPQGLSSSIFTQDQREAERFLASDGSDCGIANVNIGTSGAEIGGAFGGEKETGGGRESGSDAWRAYMRRATNTVNYSDSLPLAQGVNFL, from the coding sequence TTGACCAGCAACAGCACCACGCTTCCCGACAACGACTCGCTGCGCGCCCGGGCCCGGGAGAGCCTGCTGCGCTGCGGCGCCGGGCTGCCCGCGGGCGGCGACGTCATCGCCCGTACGCCGCTTACCGGCGCCACTTTGTTCACGCTGCCCGCCACCACGCCCGAGCAGGCCGACGCGGCGATCGGCGCGGCCGGTGAGGCTTTCCGGCAGTGGCGCACGGTACCCGCGCCGCAGCGCGGGGCGCTGGTGAAGCGGCTGGGCGAACTGCTTACCGAGCACAAGGAGCACCTCGCCGATCTGGTCACCATCGAGGCCGGCAAGATCCGTTCCGAGGCGCTCGGCGAAGTACAGGAAATGATCGACATCTGTGACTTCGCGGTCGGTCTCTCCCGGCAGCTCTACGGGCGGACCATGGCGTCCGAGCGGCCGGGCCACCGGCTCTCGGAGAGCTGGCACCCCCTCGGCGTGGTCGGAGTGATCTCGGCCTTCAACTTCCCGGTCGCCGTCTGGTCGTGGAACACCGCGATCGCCCTGGTCTGCGGTGACACCGTCGTCTGGAAGCCCTCGGAGCTGACTCCGCTGACCGCTCTGGCCTGCGACGCCCTGCTCGCCCGCGCCGCCGCCGACACCGGTGCGCCCGCGGGCGTGCACCGGCTCCTCCTGGGCGGCCGTCAGACGGGCGAGCGGCTGGTCGACGACGCGCGCGTCGCGCTGGTGAGCGCGACCGGATCGGTCCGGATGGGGCGCGAGGTCGCCCCTCGGGTGGCCGCCCGCTTCGGCCGCTGTCTGCTCGAACTGGGCGGCAACAACGCGGCGATCGTCACCCCGTCCGCCGACCTCGACCTCGCGGTGCGCGGGATCGTCTTCTCCGCGGCGGGCACCGCGGGCCAGCGCTGCACCACCCTGCGCCGGCTGATCGTCCACGAGGACGTCGCCGAGCAGCTGCTGGAGAAGGTCGTCCACGCGTACGGGCAGCTGCCGGTCGGCGACCCGTTCGAGGAAACCACCCTGGTGGGCCCGCTGATCTCCGGTACGGCGCACCACGCGATGGCCGAGGCGCTGACGGCGGCCGAGGCCGACGGCGGGAAGATCCTCACCGGCGGCGACCGGCAGCTGGCGGAGCAGGCGCCCGACGCGGCGTATGTGCGGCCCGCGGTCGTACGGATGCCCGCGCAGACGGCCGTCGTACGCCGGGAGACCTTCGCCCCGATCCTCTATGTGCTCACCTACCGGACCCTGGAGGAGGCGGTCGCGCTTCACAACGGCGTCCCGCAGGGCCTGTCGTCCAGCATCTTCACGCAGGACCAGCGGGAGGCGGAGCGCTTCCTGGCCTCCGACGGCTCGGACTGTGGCATCGCCAATGTGAACATCGGCACCTCGGGCGCAGAGATCGGCGGGGCCTTCGGCGGCGAGAAGGAGACCGGCGGCGGGCGCGAGTCGGGCTCGGACGCCTGGCGGGCGTACATGCGCCGGGCGACGAACACGGTGAACTACTCGGACAGCCTGCCCCTGGCGCAGGGAGTCAACTTCCTGTAG
- a CDS encoding VOC family protein: MIPTWRLRAAFARRLSDMYGTEVPAYTTLLEVSAQVNDEVIGKDGDAGRLGGIERVTAERHGAIRVGTAREMRQAAQIFAALGMEPVGFYDLREAAASAVPVVSTAFRPIDAEELERNPFRVFTSMLTTADRRFFDAGLEARLESFLGRRELFPPELIDLAARAEREQGLDEPQAERFLTLAVAAFELSPEPVDRAWYAELERVSAVAADIGGVSSTHINHLTPRVLDIDELYRRMGERGITMIDRIQGPPHWDGPDVLLRQTSFRALAEPRRFREPDGSVGEGSLRVRFGEVEARGIALTRAGRALYDELIGEPAEVWATRFPRTERQLAVQEKAFFRYEPTGDRPRDGRTPPQDLAGLVDGDWVSANPIVYEDFLPRSAAGIFQSNLTDKGTRNSTALGAHYDQQWLSGVLERPVHDPFDLYAAEQDSLLRQARQALGLPKDTP, encoded by the coding sequence GTGATCCCCACCTGGCGGCTACGGGCCGCGTTCGCCCGTCGGCTCTCCGACATGTACGGCACGGAGGTCCCCGCGTACACCACTCTTCTGGAGGTGTCGGCGCAGGTCAACGACGAGGTGATCGGCAAGGACGGGGACGCGGGACGGCTCGGCGGCATCGAGCGCGTCACGGCGGAGCGGCACGGCGCCATCCGCGTCGGCACGGCGCGCGAGATGCGCCAGGCCGCCCAGATCTTCGCCGCGCTGGGCATGGAGCCGGTGGGCTTCTACGACCTCCGTGAAGCCGCGGCCAGCGCGGTCCCGGTCGTCTCCACCGCGTTCCGGCCCATCGACGCCGAGGAGCTGGAACGCAACCCCTTCCGGGTCTTCACCTCCATGCTCACCACCGCCGACCGCCGGTTCTTCGACGCCGGGCTGGAGGCCCGCCTCGAGTCGTTCCTGGGCCGGCGTGAACTCTTCCCGCCCGAGCTCATCGACCTGGCAGCGCGCGCCGAGCGGGAACAGGGCCTCGACGAGCCGCAGGCGGAGCGCTTCCTCACCCTGGCGGTGGCCGCCTTCGAACTGTCCCCGGAGCCGGTGGACCGTGCCTGGTACGCCGAGCTGGAACGGGTCTCCGCCGTCGCCGCCGACATCGGCGGCGTCAGCAGCACCCATATCAACCACCTCACACCGCGGGTGCTCGACATCGACGAGCTCTACCGGCGCATGGGCGAGCGCGGCATCACGATGATCGACCGGATCCAGGGGCCGCCGCACTGGGACGGTCCAGATGTGCTGCTGCGCCAGACGTCGTTCCGCGCGCTGGCCGAGCCGCGCCGCTTCCGCGAGCCGGACGGCAGCGTCGGCGAAGGTTCCCTGCGGGTGCGCTTCGGCGAGGTCGAGGCGCGCGGCATCGCGCTCACCCGGGCGGGCCGAGCCCTCTACGACGAGCTGATCGGCGAGCCCGCCGAGGTCTGGGCCACCCGCTTCCCGCGCACCGAACGCCAACTGGCCGTCCAGGAAAAGGCGTTCTTCCGCTACGAGCCGACAGGCGACCGGCCCCGGGACGGCCGCACCCCGCCGCAGGATCTCGCGGGCCTCGTCGACGGCGACTGGGTGAGCGCCAACCCCATCGTCTACGAGGACTTCCTGCCCCGGTCGGCCGCCGGGATCTTCCAGTCGAACCTCACCGACAAGGGCACCAGGAACTCCACCGCCTTGGGCGCTCACTACGACCAGCAGTGGCTCTCCGGCGTACTGGAGCGCCCCGTCCACGACCCCTTCGACCTCTACGCCGCTGAGCAGGACAGTTTACTTCGGCAGGCCCGCCAGGCCCTCGGACTCCCCAAGGACACGCCTTGA
- a CDS encoding FAD-binding oxidoreductase encodes MRRAPTLAGLEAKNGWAGLYEMTPDRNALIGRAGEVSGFLYATGFSGHGFLQAPAVGEIVRDLYLDRTPFIDVGPLSAARFEGHAAAVRPEAHII; translated from the coding sequence CTGCGGCGGGCGCCGACGCTGGCGGGGCTGGAGGCGAAGAACGGCTGGGCGGGGCTGTACGAGATGACGCCCGACCGCAATGCGCTGATCGGCCGGGCGGGGGAAGTGAGCGGCTTCCTGTATGCCACCGGCTTCTCCGGGCACGGGTTTCTACAGGCGCCCGCGGTCGGCGAGATCGTCCGCGACCTCTATCTGGACAGGACGCCGTTCATCGATGTCGGACCACTCTCCGCGGCCCGCTTCGAGGGGCATGCCGCGGCCGTCCGCCCCGAGGCCCACATCATCTGA
- a CDS encoding FAD-binding oxidoreductase — MVHSALRSDSAPSAPLPATADVVIVGGGVVGASVAFHLAEAGVRDVLVVERDEPASGSSGKPIGGIRAQFSDPLNIRLGQRSLEAWRAFTTRPGADIGIDSVGYLFLLGSEAEVATFQQGVGVQNELRVPSRIITPRAAHELCPFLEPRSIVAAAYSPAETATHCRRRR, encoded by the coding sequence ATGGTTCACAGTGCTCTCCGTTCGGATTCCGCTCCCTCCGCTCCCCTTCCCGCGACCGCGGACGTCGTCATCGTCGGCGGTGGCGTCGTCGGGGCGAGCGTCGCCTTCCACCTGGCCGAGGCCGGGGTCAGGGATGTCCTGGTGGTGGAGCGCGACGAGCCGGCGTCCGGCTCGTCGGGCAAGCCCATCGGCGGGATTCGCGCGCAGTTCTCGGATCCGCTCAACATCCGGCTGGGGCAGCGCAGCCTGGAGGCCTGGCGCGCGTTCACCACCCGCCCGGGGGCCGACATCGGGATAGACAGCGTCGGCTATCTCTTCCTCCTCGGCAGCGAGGCGGAGGTGGCGACCTTCCAGCAGGGCGTAGGCGTACAGAACGAACTCCGCGTCCCCAGCAGGATCATCACGCCCCGCGCGGCGCACGAACTCTGCCCCTTCCTCGAACCGCGCTCGATCGTCGCGGCCGCCTACTCCCCCGCCGAAACGGCTACGCACTGCCGAAGGCGGCGGTGA
- a CDS encoding LysR family transcriptional regulator, whose product MELGGVHLRALVELARCGTMTAAAAALGYTPGAISQQIAQLERTAGAQLIRRVGRRVELTDAGHTLVVHAGHILRVQAEAAAAIERTRTEIAARLRLGVFGTAAAAFLPPALRWLGEHHPGVRVVSQEVDVDQAHAEVSAGRVDLALGLDYPDAPLARDEDSELVRLHSERFSVAVPTPDAPPAGTAWRLTELAEREWILPAPESYYGRAVRTACRRAGFEPRVVHEVTDTATSLAMAGAGLGLAPLTGLMLRLRSEGIAPVPLHDVVERHVVVAVRAASRGRPSVEVLIEALRRAATTGH is encoded by the coding sequence ATGGAACTGGGCGGAGTACATCTGCGCGCGCTGGTCGAACTCGCCCGCTGCGGCACGATGACCGCTGCCGCGGCAGCCCTCGGCTACACCCCCGGCGCGATCTCCCAGCAGATCGCCCAGCTGGAGCGGACCGCGGGCGCGCAACTGATACGGCGGGTCGGGCGCCGGGTCGAGCTCACGGACGCCGGGCACACCCTGGTCGTCCACGCCGGGCACATCCTGCGGGTCCAGGCCGAGGCGGCGGCCGCGATAGAGCGCACTCGCACGGAGATCGCGGCGCGGCTGCGGCTGGGAGTGTTCGGCACGGCGGCGGCCGCGTTCCTGCCGCCCGCCTTGCGCTGGCTCGGCGAGCATCACCCGGGCGTACGGGTGGTCAGCCAGGAGGTGGACGTCGACCAGGCGCATGCGGAGGTCTCCGCCGGGCGGGTCGACCTGGCCCTCGGACTGGACTACCCGGACGCCCCGCTCGCCCGGGACGAGGACTCTGAACTGGTACGGCTCCACTCCGAGCGGTTCTCCGTGGCTGTGCCGACGCCGGACGCGCCGCCGGCCGGGACGGCCTGGCGGCTGACCGAGCTGGCCGAGCGGGAGTGGATCCTGCCTGCTCCCGAGTCGTACTACGGACGTGCTGTGCGCACGGCCTGCCGCCGGGCCGGGTTCGAACCGCGCGTCGTCCACGAGGTCACCGACACCGCGACCTCACTGGCGATGGCCGGTGCGGGGCTCGGTCTGGCCCCGCTGACCGGGCTCATGCTGCGACTGCGCTCGGAGGGCATCGCCCCGGTCCCGCTCCACGACGTCGTCGAACGCCATGTGGTGGTGGCCGTACGGGCCGCGTCCCGCGGGCGGCCGTCGGTGGAGGTCCTGATCGAGGCGCTGCGCCGCGCGGCGACGACGGGTCACTGA
- a CDS encoding IS110 family transposase codes for MLDTGEIAVFLGLDVGKGDHHGHGLTAGGKTVYDKRLPNSEPKLRAVFDKLTARFGRVLVIVDQPASIGALPLAVARDAGCHVAYLPGLAMRRIADLYPGEAKTDARDAHVIADAARTMPHTLRALELADETAAQLTVLTGFDQDLAAEATRTSNRLRGLLTQFHPSLERVLGPRLDHQAVTHLLERFGSPAALRKAGRRRLVNLIRPKAPRMAERLVNDIFDALDEQTVVVPGTTTLDVVVPSLARSLAAVHEQRRALEAQISELLESHPLSQVLTSMPGVGVRTAATLLVTIGDGSSFPTAAHLASYAGLAPATKSSGSSIHGEHAPRTGNRLLKRAMFLSAFAALHDPASRSYYDRQRARGKTHTQALLRLARHRISVLFAMLRDGTFYESRTPEATPA; via the coding sequence GTGCTCGACACCGGTGAAATCGCGGTCTTCCTCGGCCTGGACGTCGGCAAGGGCGACCACCACGGCCACGGCCTGACAGCGGGCGGCAAGACCGTCTACGACAAGCGGCTGCCCAACAGCGAGCCGAAACTGCGGGCCGTGTTCGACAAGCTCACGGCCAGGTTCGGCCGCGTGCTGGTCATCGTGGACCAGCCCGCATCGATCGGCGCCCTGCCGCTCGCGGTGGCCCGGGACGCCGGCTGCCACGTGGCCTACCTGCCAGGGCTGGCGATGCGGCGGATCGCCGATTTGTATCCCGGTGAGGCAAAGACCGATGCCCGCGACGCGCACGTGATCGCGGACGCCGCCCGCACCATGCCTCACACCCTGCGGGCCCTGGAACTGGCCGACGAGACCGCGGCCCAGCTGACCGTCCTGACCGGCTTCGACCAGGACCTCGCCGCCGAGGCCACCCGCACCAGCAACCGGCTCCGCGGCCTGCTCACCCAGTTCCACCCGAGCCTGGAGCGAGTACTGGGGCCCCGCCTGGACCACCAGGCTGTGACGCACCTGCTGGAACGCTTCGGCTCGCCCGCCGCCCTGCGCAAGGCCGGACGCCGCAGGCTCGTGAACCTGATACGGCCCAAGGCCCCGCGCATGGCCGAACGCCTGGTCAACGACATCTTCGACGCGCTCGACGAACAGACCGTCGTCGTCCCGGGCACCACCACCCTGGACGTGGTGGTGCCCTCGCTGGCCCGCTCGCTCGCCGCCGTCCACGAACAACGACGCGCTCTGGAAGCCCAGATCAGCGAGCTGCTGGAGTCGCACCCTCTTTCCCAGGTCCTGACCTCGATGCCCGGAGTCGGTGTCAGGACCGCCGCCACCTTGCTGGTCACCATCGGCGACGGATCGTCCTTCCCGACCGCCGCCCACTTGGCCTCCTACGCCGGCCTTGCCCCGGCCACGAAGTCCTCCGGATCGTCCATCCACGGCGAACACGCCCCCAGAACAGGCAACCGACTCCTCAAACGCGCCATGTTCCTCTCCGCCTTCGCGGCCCTGCACGACCCCGCCTCCCGCAGCTACTACGACCGGCAGCGAGCCCGCGGCAAAACCCACACCCAAGCCCTCCTCCGGCTCGCCCGCCACCGCATCAGCGTCCTGTTCGCCATGCTCCGAGACGGAACCTTCTACGAGTCACGCACCCCGGAAGCGACCCCCGCATGA